One part of the Halopenitus persicus genome encodes these proteins:
- the guaA gene encoding glutamine-hydrolyzing GMP synthase yields MVDPESFIEESVAEIAEQIGDSNAVIALSGGVDSSVAATLAYEAVGDQLTPVYVDTGLMRKGETEEIRETFSFMESLRVVDAADRYFDRLEGVTDPETKREVIGDQFIREFEREARDVDADVLVQGTIYPDRIESEGGIKSHHNVGGLPEIIDFETIVEPVRDLYKDEVREVARALGLEEIISERMPFPGPGLAVRVIGEVTREKAAVAREACHVVEDELEEYEPWQAFAAVIGKGTGVKGDNRVHGWIVAVRSVESRDGMTARAQEIDWNTLQRIQSRITGENDDVARVVYDVTHKPPATIEYE; encoded by the coding sequence ATGGTCGACCCCGAGTCGTTCATCGAGGAGTCGGTCGCGGAGATCGCCGAGCAGATCGGCGACTCGAACGCGGTGATCGCCCTCTCCGGCGGCGTCGATTCGTCGGTCGCGGCGACGCTGGCCTACGAGGCGGTCGGCGACCAGCTCACGCCCGTCTACGTCGACACCGGTCTGATGCGGAAGGGCGAGACCGAGGAGATCCGCGAGACGTTCTCCTTCATGGAGTCGCTGCGCGTCGTCGACGCCGCGGACCGTTACTTCGACCGGCTGGAGGGCGTGACCGACCCCGAAACGAAGCGCGAGGTCATCGGCGACCAGTTCATCCGCGAGTTCGAGCGCGAGGCCCGGGACGTCGACGCCGACGTGCTCGTGCAGGGCACCATCTACCCCGACCGGATCGAAAGCGAGGGCGGGATCAAGTCCCACCACAACGTCGGCGGACTCCCCGAAATCATCGACTTCGAAACGATCGTCGAACCGGTCCGGGACCTGTACAAGGACGAGGTCCGCGAGGTCGCGCGGGCGCTCGGGCTCGAGGAGATCATCTCCGAGCGGATGCCGTTCCCCGGCCCCGGACTCGCCGTCCGCGTCATCGGCGAGGTCACCCGCGAGAAGGCGGCCGTGGCCCGTGAGGCCTGTCACGTCGTCGAGGACGAGCTCGAGGAGTACGAGCCGTGGCAGGCGTTCGCCGCCGTCATCGGCAAGGGAACCGGCGTGAAGGGCGACAACCGCGTCCACGGCTGGATCGTGGCGGTCCGCTCCGTCGAGAGCCGTGACGGGATGACCGCCCGCGCCCAGGAGATCGACTGGAACACGCTCCAGCGGATCCAGAGCCGGATCACCGGCGAGAACGACGACGTCGCCCGCGTCGTTTACGACGTCACCCACAAACCTCCCGCGACGATCGAGTACGAGTGA
- a CDS encoding CTP synthase — MPTDPDTGYDPSLGRKFVFVTGGVMSGLGKGITAASTGRLLSNAGFDVTAVKIDPYLNVDAGTMNPYEHGEVYVLKDGGEVDLDLGNYERFLGVDMTSDHNVTTGKTYQHVIENERAGDYLGKTVQIIPHVTDDIKRRIREAAEGTDVCIVEIGGTVGDIESMPFLEALRQFSHEEDDEDVLFTHVTLVPYSKNGEQKTKPTQHSVKELRSIGLQPDVLVGRCEDRLAPDVKEKIALFCDVPTDAVFSNPDVEDVYHVPLMVEDEGLDEYVMEQLGLGDEALPADDRSTRWRELVTRDRDREIDVALVGKYALEDAYMSIHEALKHAGIHTQTEVNVLWVDADEMATEHEERIAEADGIVVPGGFGSRGTDGKIEAIRYARTHDVPFLGLCLGFQLAVVEHARNVLGLEGAHSAEIDPETPHPVIDLLPEQYETEDMGGTMRLGAHETDIDPGTLAAEVYGADSCTERHRHRYEVNPEYIDRLESDDLRFSGSADNRMEILEREDHPFFLGTQYHPEFRSRPDRASPPFVSFVETILDRTAGANATDDAQADTENDAQADTETDAQADTDPDDAQADEEVTA, encoded by the coding sequence ATGCCGACGGATCCAGACACGGGGTATGACCCATCGCTGGGCCGCAAGTTCGTGTTCGTTACTGGGGGCGTGATGTCCGGGTTGGGCAAGGGCATCACCGCCGCCAGCACCGGACGGCTCCTCTCGAACGCGGGCTTCGACGTCACGGCGGTCAAGATCGACCCCTACCTGAACGTGGACGCGGGAACGATGAACCCCTACGAGCACGGGGAGGTGTACGTGCTGAAGGACGGCGGCGAGGTCGATCTCGACCTGGGGAACTACGAGCGGTTCCTCGGGGTCGACATGACCTCCGACCACAACGTCACGACGGGCAAGACCTACCAGCACGTCATCGAGAACGAGCGCGCGGGCGACTACCTGGGCAAGACGGTCCAGATCATCCCGCACGTCACCGACGACATCAAACGCCGGATCCGGGAGGCCGCCGAGGGAACCGACGTCTGTATCGTCGAGATCGGCGGCACCGTCGGGGACATCGAGTCGATGCCGTTCCTCGAGGCGCTCCGGCAGTTCTCCCACGAGGAGGACGACGAGGACGTCCTCTTCACCCACGTCACCCTCGTCCCCTACTCGAAGAACGGGGAACAGAAGACGAAGCCGACCCAACACTCCGTCAAGGAGCTCCGGTCGATCGGCCTTCAGCCGGACGTTCTCGTGGGGCGATGTGAGGACCGGCTCGCCCCGGACGTGAAGGAGAAGATCGCGCTCTTCTGTGACGTGCCGACCGACGCCGTCTTCTCGAACCCCGACGTCGAGGACGTCTATCACGTCCCGTTGATGGTCGAGGACGAGGGACTCGACGAGTACGTGATGGAGCAGCTCGGGCTGGGCGACGAGGCGCTTCCCGCCGACGATCGATCGACGCGCTGGCGCGAGCTGGTCACCCGCGACCGCGACCGGGAGATCGACGTCGCCCTCGTCGGCAAGTACGCCCTCGAGGACGCGTACATGTCCATCCACGAGGCGCTCAAACACGCCGGCATCCACACCCAGACGGAGGTGAACGTGCTGTGGGTCGACGCCGACGAGATGGCGACCGAACACGAGGAGCGGATCGCGGAGGCGGACGGCATCGTGGTCCCCGGCGGGTTCGGCTCCCGCGGCACCGACGGGAAGATCGAGGCGATCCGCTATGCCCGCACCCACGACGTGCCCTTCCTCGGGCTCTGTCTCGGCTTCCAGCTCGCGGTCGTCGAGCACGCCCGCAACGTCCTCGGCCTCGAGGGAGCCCACTCCGCCGAGATCGACCCGGAGACGCCGCATCCGGTCATCGACCTGCTGCCCGAACAGTACGAGACCGAGGACATGGGCGGCACGATGCGGCTCGGCGCCCACGAGACCGACATCGACCCGGGAACGCTCGCGGCCGAGGTCTACGGGGCCGACTCCTGCACCGAGCGCCACCGGCACCGCTACGAGGTGAACCCCGAGTACATCGACCGGCTCGAGTCCGACGACCTGCGGTTCTCCGGCTCCGCCGACAACCGGATGGAGATCCTCGAGCGCGAGGACCATCCCTTCTTCCTCGGCACGCAGTACCACCCCGAGTTCCGGTCGCGCCCGGACCGGGCGAGCCCGCCGTTCGTCTCGTTCGTCGAGACGATCCTCGATCGGACCGCCGGCGCGAACGCCACGGACGACGCACAGGCTGATACGGAAAACGACGCGCAGGCTGATACGGAAACCGACGCGCAGGCTGATACGGATCCGGACGACGCACAGGCGGACGAGGAGGTGACCGCCTGA
- a CDS encoding magnesium transporter gives MEPPESDLGTWSARRIVRNMFPLLVGLSVVVLWAGIRLEDAEALLAEYGLLAVMVPVMVGMGGNLGAIVSSRLTTRLHLGTTAFDPRDRHLWANVAATLALATTVFSVLAVGTWIIGVLVGNGLPLRTLLFISLSSGLSLAVIALVFSVATTYGSYRLGIDPDDTTIPIVTNVVDVFGMLLFLGIARWTLLG, from the coding sequence ATGGAGCCGCCCGAAAGCGATCTGGGGACGTGGTCGGCCCGGCGGATCGTCCGGAACATGTTCCCGCTTCTGGTCGGCCTCTCGGTGGTCGTGTTGTGGGCCGGGATCCGGCTCGAGGACGCCGAGGCGTTGCTCGCCGAGTACGGCCTCCTTGCGGTGATGGTGCCGGTGATGGTCGGGATGGGCGGCAACCTCGGGGCGATCGTGAGCTCGCGGCTCACCACGCGGCTCCACCTCGGCACCACCGCCTTCGACCCGCGGGACCGGCATCTCTGGGCGAACGTGGCGGCGACGCTCGCGCTGGCCACGACGGTGTTCTCCGTTCTTGCGGTCGGCACGTGGATCATCGGGGTGCTGGTCGGGAACGGGCTGCCGCTTCGAACGCTACTGTTCATTTCGTTGTCGAGCGGCCTGAGCCTCGCGGTCATCGCGCTCGTCTTCAGCGTCGCCACGACCTACGGCTCCTACCGGCTGGGGATCGACCCCGACGACACCACCATCCCGATCGTGACGAACGTGGTCGACGTCTTCGGGATGCTCCTGTTTCTGGGGATCGCCCGCTGGACGCTCCTCGGGTAG
- a CDS encoding magnesium transporter, whose translation MDVREEVVSIYRESLPVLLVALGGGLFSGLILEELLASVGRFPGLLVMVPVFLATRGNVYGALGGRISSGLHQGLIEPRFQWDERLVNAVVASFVNGIGISAVIALLSWGALTLLGRPAAHPLEFLGIMVIAGTLTSAVLIVGLLTLLFVGYTRGYDPDNLVGPIVTTLGDVFGMAFLLVAVGVIEVMA comes from the coding sequence ATGGACGTCCGCGAGGAGGTCGTCTCCATCTACCGGGAGTCGCTTCCGGTGTTGCTCGTCGCGCTCGGCGGCGGACTCTTCTCCGGGCTGATCCTCGAGGAGCTGTTGGCGAGCGTCGGTCGCTTCCCCGGCCTGTTGGTGATGGTTCCCGTCTTCCTCGCCACCCGCGGGAACGTCTACGGCGCCCTCGGCGGGCGGATCTCGAGCGGGCTCCACCAGGGGCTCATCGAGCCGCGGTTTCAATGGGACGAGCGCCTCGTGAACGCGGTCGTCGCCTCCTTCGTCAACGGGATCGGGATCTCGGCGGTGATCGCGCTCCTCTCGTGGGGCGCGTTGACGCTGCTCGGCCGTCCCGCCGCACACCCTCTCGAGTTCCTCGGGATCATGGTGATCGCCGGGACCCTGACCTCGGCGGTGCTCATCGTCGGGCTGCTCACGCTGCTGTTCGTCGGCTACACGCGCGGCTACGACCCGGACAACCTGGTCGGCCCGATCGTCACCACGCTCGGGGACGTCTTCGGGATGGCGTTCCTGCTCGTCGCCGTCGGCGTCATCGAGGTGATGGCTTGA
- a CDS encoding GTPBP1 family GTP-binding protein, protein MSADRSVLRQAIERGERDGGSIEFKERLTREVHLADGRKESLAAQLRHRVLSGDGEATYVVGVTDDGGLAGIDPDRFSETMDVLSLLAEEADAHIHDVDTWNVADVADVAARSGAHAADDRDATDGTDGTDGTPGLVGIATIREGSTLETDEDHLVIGTAGHVDHGKSTLVGSLVTGQADDGQGGTRGFLDVQPHEIERGLSADLSYAVYGFDEPDGDLADEEETSTREHVPVRMDNPHRKQDRARIVAEADRLVSFVDTVGHEPWLRTTIRGLVGQKIDYGLLAVAADDGPTKTTREHLGILLATELPTVVAVTKTDLVDDDRVEAVLTEIESLLRDAGTTPLPVPRHGVDAAIAEIDDSVVPIVKTSAVTREGLDRLDTLFAELPKRATPERGEFRMYVDRSYDVKGVGAVASGTVNSGTVEAGDELLLGPMPDGSFEPVTARSIEMHYHRVDRASAGRIVGIALKGVDEEAIERGMVLLPRSADPDPVREFEAEVMVLNHPTRIRSGYEPVVHLETASEAAEFTPESGRLLPGDTGRTQVRFKFRPYLVEEGQRFVFREGSSKGVGTVTDVGSAAGPSPADD, encoded by the coding sequence ATGAGCGCGGACCGGTCTGTCCTCAGACAGGCCATCGAGCGCGGGGAACGCGACGGCGGGTCGATCGAGTTCAAGGAACGGCTGACTCGTGAGGTCCACCTCGCGGACGGACGCAAGGAATCGCTCGCCGCGCAACTGCGCCACCGGGTCCTCTCGGGCGACGGCGAGGCGACCTACGTCGTCGGCGTTACCGACGACGGCGGCCTCGCCGGGATCGATCCCGACCGCTTCTCCGAGACGATGGACGTCCTCTCCCTGCTGGCCGAGGAGGCGGACGCGCACATCCACGACGTCGACACCTGGAACGTCGCGGACGTCGCGGACGTCGCCGCGCGGTCCGGAGCCCACGCAGCAGACGACCGCGACGCGACGGACGGGACGGATGGAACGGACGGAACGCCCGGCCTGGTGGGGATCGCGACGATCCGCGAGGGATCGACCCTCGAGACCGACGAGGACCACCTGGTGATCGGCACCGCCGGCCACGTCGACCACGGCAAGAGCACCCTCGTGGGGTCGCTCGTGACCGGCCAGGCCGACGACGGCCAGGGCGGAACCCGCGGCTTCCTCGACGTCCAGCCCCACGAGATCGAGCGTGGGCTCTCCGCCGATCTGTCGTACGCGGTGTACGGATTCGACGAGCCGGATGGGGATCTCGCTGACGAGGAGGAGACGTCGACGCGAGAACACGTCCCGGTCCGGATGGACAATCCCCACCGCAAGCAGGACCGGGCCCGGATCGTCGCGGAGGCGGACCGGCTCGTCTCCTTCGTCGACACCGTGGGCCACGAACCCTGGCTGCGGACGACGATCCGCGGGCTCGTCGGTCAGAAGATCGACTACGGCCTGCTCGCGGTCGCGGCCGACGACGGGCCGACGAAGACGACCCGAGAACACCTCGGCATCCTGCTTGCCACCGAGCTCCCGACGGTCGTTGCGGTGACGAAGACCGACCTCGTGGACGACGACCGGGTCGAGGCGGTTCTCACCGAGATCGAGTCGCTGCTGCGCGACGCCGGGACGACACCGCTTCCCGTCCCGCGACACGGCGTCGACGCCGCGATCGCGGAGATCGACGACTCGGTCGTCCCCATCGTGAAGACGAGCGCCGTCACCCGCGAGGGACTCGACCGGCTCGACACGCTGTTCGCCGAGCTGCCCAAGCGCGCGACGCCCGAGCGCGGCGAGTTCCGGATGTACGTCGACCGCTCGTACGACGTCAAGGGCGTCGGCGCGGTCGCTTCGGGGACGGTCAATTCCGGGACCGTCGAGGCCGGCGACGAGTTGCTGCTCGGTCCGATGCCCGACGGATCCTTCGAGCCGGTGACGGCCCGCTCCATCGAGATGCATTACCACCGCGTCGACCGGGCGAGCGCCGGCCGTATCGTCGGGATCGCCTTGAAGGGCGTCGACGAGGAGGCGATCGAACGCGGGATGGTGTTGCTGCCCCGCTCGGCCGACCCCGACCCCGTCAGGGAGTTCGAGGCCGAGGTGATGGTGCTCAACCACCCGACCCGGATCCGGTCGGGATACGAGCCGGTCGTCCACCTCGAGACCGCCAGCGAGGCGGCCGAGTTCACCCCCGAGTCCGGCCGGCTGCTGCCCGGCGACACCGGCCGGACGCAGGTCCGGTTCAAGTTCCGCCCCTACCTCGTCGAGGAGGGCCAGCGGTTCGTCTTCCGCGAGGGATCGAGCAAGGGCGTCGGGACCGTCACCGACGTGGGGTCCGCCGCCGGTCCATCGCCGGCCGACGACTGA
- a CDS encoding RNA-guided endonuclease InsQ/TnpB family protein yields the protein MEVRRTVPVKLDVADSDADLLHETISEFLWAANYVVDHAWQGEYKTTSKAELQRETYDDVRAETRLQANLVQNARNKAADAVQSIVARWKQGDYAGKPHFSAPTLVYDKRCATFNDDHATLSTVEGRITAEYVLPDESRETPHSEYLFNDDYEVTGGELHYRDGEFYLHVRTKADAEFETADDGNDGHNTVLGVDLGIENVAVASTGAFWNGSELNHWHREFEKRRGSLQQRGTRTAHETIQSVGRTETGRYDHFLHTVSKELVAEAVENGCSVIAFENLTGIRERMPNVKKFHAWAFRRLFEYVEYKAEMFGISVEQVSPAYTSQRCSKCGTTLRENRQTQERFCCVKCGYEVNADYNAAKNIGLKYLRSAQKSSGGGVPVNVRLNRGTLNVNGDYEPSADGGQNGSPRESPTLNEANGEAVSE from the coding sequence ATGGAGGTACGTCGCACCGTCCCCGTCAAACTCGACGTGGCCGACAGCGACGCCGACCTCCTCCACGAAACCATCTCCGAGTTCCTGTGGGCTGCCAACTACGTCGTCGACCACGCGTGGCAAGGCGAGTACAAGACCACGAGCAAAGCCGAGCTCCAACGCGAAACCTACGACGATGTGCGTGCCGAGACGCGTCTCCAAGCGAATCTCGTCCAGAACGCTCGCAACAAGGCCGCCGACGCCGTACAGAGCATCGTCGCTCGGTGGAAGCAAGGCGACTACGCGGGGAAGCCGCACTTCTCCGCGCCGACGCTCGTCTACGACAAGCGGTGTGCGACGTTCAATGACGACCACGCGACGCTCTCGACCGTCGAAGGTCGTATCACTGCGGAGTACGTCCTTCCCGACGAGAGCCGCGAAACGCCCCACTCGGAGTACCTGTTCAACGACGACTACGAAGTGACTGGCGGGGAACTCCACTACCGCGACGGTGAGTTCTACCTTCACGTCCGAACAAAGGCGGACGCGGAGTTCGAGACTGCCGACGACGGCAATGACGGGCACAACACAGTCCTCGGCGTTGACCTCGGCATCGAAAACGTCGCCGTTGCCTCGACAGGTGCGTTCTGGAACGGGTCAGAGTTGAACCACTGGCACCGCGAGTTCGAGAAACGACGCGGCTCGCTTCAACAGCGTGGAACGCGAACAGCTCACGAAACCATCCAGTCGGTTGGACGTACCGAGACGGGTCGCTACGACCACTTCTTACACACCGTCTCGAAAGAACTCGTCGCGGAAGCCGTCGAAAACGGCTGTAGCGTGATTGCCTTTGAGAACCTGACAGGGATTCGTGAGCGGATGCCGAACGTCAAGAAATTCCACGCATGGGCGTTCCGACGTTTGTTCGAGTACGTCGAATACAAAGCCGAGATGTTCGGTATCTCGGTCGAACAGGTGAGTCCTGCGTACACGAGTCAGCGGTGTTCTAAGTGCGGGACGACGCTCCGAGAGAACCGCCAGACGCAAGAGCGATTCTGTTGTGTGAAGTGTGGCTACGAAGTGAACGCCGACTACAACGCGGCGAAGAATATTGGCCTGAAGTATCTCCGCTCGGCGCAAAAGTCGTCGGGCGGAGGCGTACCCGTAAACGTGCGCTTGAATCGCGGGACATTGAACGTGAATGGCGATTACGAGCCTTCCGCCGATGGCGGCCAGAACGGGAGTCCACGCGAAAGCCCCACCCTCAACGAAGCGAACGGCGAAGCCGTGAGCGAGTAG
- a CDS encoding ATPase — translation MTGNTSPTLLVAGDSRVDAGKTTFSVGLLAALSARGLAPVGVKPRAGHDFWYDHDDFRAAAAETRLYGKDARRLAAASDRGLAVRSDPTPAGSPGTHPDSSGTGPDVPPESINPLHRLWRPTPGRTGMLGEADRTFLCDRIGRAGADDPTVVVNGTAEETGLFPPTVDEWLPVADAVRVHDVSEFNDVMAESYLPVLDRFAAAVAADPGPVVVESYGDVALPFDAAAGESNQDDGDRDAAVHAPAIDAVAVVAPTRVRLYDGDRYARACAVASGSAREGALEEHTDAVTSMVEPLQTVALPPLPAEDRTSPDRVAAAYEDAYAALLEGV, via the coding sequence GTGACCGGGAACACGTCGCCGACGCTGCTCGTGGCCGGTGACTCGCGGGTCGACGCCGGAAAGACGACGTTCTCGGTCGGGCTCCTGGCGGCCCTCTCGGCTCGCGGGCTCGCTCCGGTGGGCGTGAAGCCGCGAGCCGGACACGACTTCTGGTACGACCACGACGACTTCCGGGCGGCCGCCGCGGAGACCCGACTCTACGGGAAGGACGCACGCCGACTCGCGGCCGCGAGCGACCGCGGGCTTGCAGTCCGATCCGACCCGACGCCGGCCGGATCGCCCGGAACCCATCCCGACTCATCCGGGACCGGTCCGGACGTGCCGCCGGAATCGATCAACCCGCTCCATCGCCTCTGGCGTCCCACGCCCGGCCGAACCGGGATGCTCGGCGAGGCCGATCGGACGTTCCTCTGTGACCGGATCGGCCGCGCCGGAGCCGACGATCCGACGGTCGTCGTGAACGGGACCGCGGAGGAGACCGGGCTGTTCCCGCCGACGGTCGACGAGTGGCTCCCGGTCGCGGACGCCGTCCGCGTCCACGACGTCTCGGAGTTCAACGACGTGATGGCGGAGTCGTATCTCCCGGTTCTCGATCGGTTCGCGGCCGCGGTCGCGGCCGATCCCGGTCCGGTCGTGGTCGAGTCGTACGGCGACGTCGCGCTCCCGTTCGATGCCGCAGCCGGCGAGAGCAACCAGGATGACGGCGACCGGGACGCCGCCGTCCACGCCCCCGCGATCGACGCGGTCGCGGTCGTGGCCCCGACGCGGGTCCGGCTCTACGACGGCGACCGGTACGCCCGCGCGTGCGCCGTGGCGTCGGGCAGCGCGCGCGAGGGCGCACTCGAGGAACACACCGATGCCGTGACGTCGATGGTCGAACCGCTTCAGACGGTCGCGTTGCCGCCGCTGCCGGCCGAGGACCGTACCTCCCCGGATCGAGTCGCGGCCGCGTACGAGGACGCCTACGCGGCGCTTCTCGAGGGTGTTTAA
- a CDS encoding DUF5827 family protein, translating to MPTPKDAFEATYPCEFYTAAELLEPDLMYTIPEIARLLQGADPDEPLDEGTESVLIDWAIPWVMQNAADLVIAEPLADDGPGYYGLAETAIDGNAGAESPTTEDSAAESASDDER from the coding sequence ATGCCGACGCCCAAAGACGCCTTCGAGGCGACCTATCCGTGTGAGTTTTACACGGCAGCGGAGCTGCTCGAACCCGACCTGATGTACACGATCCCGGAGATCGCCCGGCTCCTCCAGGGGGCCGACCCGGACGAGCCCCTCGACGAGGGGACCGAGTCCGTCCTCATCGACTGGGCGATCCCGTGGGTGATGCAGAACGCCGCGGACCTCGTGATCGCCGAGCCGCTCGCGGACGACGGCCCCGGCTACTACGGGCTCGCGGAGACCGCGATCGACGGGAATGCCGGCGCGGAATCGCCGACCACCGAGGACTCGGCCGCGGAATCGGCATCCGACGACGAACGGTGA
- the sod gene encoding superoxide dismutase: protein MSDHELDPLPYDYDALEPHISEQVLTWHHDTHHQGYVNGLNAAEETLAGNRESGDYGSTAGALGNVTHNGSGHYLHTLFWNNMSPNGGGEPDGDLADRIAEDFGSYEAWKGEFEAAAGAAGGWALLVYDPVAKQLRNLKVDKHDQGALWGAHPILALDVWEHSYYHDYGPARGEFIDAFFEVVDWDEVADNYDNVVSNFE, encoded by the coding sequence ATGAGCGACCACGAACTCGATCCACTTCCGTACGACTACGACGCGCTCGAACCGCACATCTCCGAACAGGTGCTCACCTGGCATCACGACACGCACCATCAGGGCTACGTCAACGGGCTCAACGCCGCCGAGGAAACGCTCGCCGGGAACCGCGAGAGCGGGGACTACGGCAGCACGGCGGGCGCGCTCGGGAACGTGACCCACAACGGCAGCGGTCACTACCTCCACACGCTGTTCTGGAACAACATGTCCCCGAACGGCGGCGGCGAGCCGGACGGCGATCTGGCCGACCGGATCGCCGAGGACTTCGGCTCGTATGAGGCCTGGAAGGGCGAGTTCGAGGCCGCTGCCGGTGCCGCCGGGGGCTGGGCCCTGCTCGTGTACGACCCGGTAGCCAAGCAGCTGCGCAACCTGAAGGTCGACAAGCACGACCAGGGCGCGCTGTGGGGTGCCCATCCGATCCTGGCGCTCGACGTCTGGGAGCACTCTTACTACCACGATTACGGCCCGGCGCGCGGCGAGTTCATCGACGCGTTCTTCGAGGTCGTCGACTGGGACGAGGTCGCCGACAACTACGACAACGTCGTCTCCAACTTCGAGTAA